One genomic segment of Streptomyces niveus includes these proteins:
- a CDS encoding glycoside hydrolase family 9 protein, translated as MRNPLFRSLSLALVAVAVTPAVSGQRAADATASATASAAARAAVEPGPVRVNQIGYATGADKIATVVAAATTPLTWQLTDDKGRTAATGTTRVVGADKASGDHVHQADFSHATGQGVHRLTVAGAGTSVPFTVTGEPLHPDLGREAMQYFYFHRMGTPVEAEYLQSAAHAHAALHPGDKSVPCYRNWCDKDSGSGADGKGSKAGEEQRLNVAGSWADAGDFGIYPVNHAIAAWALLNLYERRPRAYPDGSLSVPERANGLPDLLDEVAYGSRFMSGMLPKSGLASHKVHNHEWSPFPVKDIAAENALPRSAMPPSTNATYAVARTNAQLSRVLRKFDAEKASALWASAQDAWKRAEARPDVDHPGTGEDTDAEGGGDYPDTQNSDDRYAAAAELYLTAEQRADGSAEGYRTAVTGSAHYGEIDAFDWGRVAPAGTLSLLTVPNGLPPTDLSRMRENLRAVADSLVATQRGEGYPALISGATAYPWGSNSAVVNRMMLLGTAYDLTRDRGHLKAMHRAMDYLLGTNAMGISYVTGYGAHRETDLHDRLAWLQYPATPYPSGWLSGGPNSADISDPVTPTGRPAAKSYAGPGTAPSAWSSKENTINWNAPLVWVATYLKSTAPDLTSR; from the coding sequence TTGCGTAACCCCTTGTTCCGCTCGCTGTCGCTCGCGCTGGTGGCCGTAGCGGTGACGCCCGCCGTGTCCGGGCAGCGCGCGGCCGACGCCACCGCCTCTGCCACCGCTTCCGCCGCCGCTCGTGCCGCCGTCGAGCCCGGCCCCGTACGGGTCAACCAGATCGGCTACGCGACCGGCGCCGACAAGATCGCTACCGTCGTCGCCGCGGCCACCACCCCGCTGACGTGGCAGCTCACGGATGACAAGGGCCGTACGGCCGCCACCGGCACCACGCGCGTCGTCGGGGCCGACAAGGCGTCCGGCGACCATGTCCACCAGGCCGACTTCTCGCACGCCACCGGGCAGGGGGTGCACCGGCTCACGGTCGCGGGCGCCGGCACCAGCGTGCCGTTCACCGTGACCGGCGAGCCGCTCCATCCGGACCTCGGGCGGGAGGCGATGCAGTACTTCTACTTCCACCGGATGGGCACCCCGGTCGAGGCCGAGTACCTCCAGAGCGCGGCCCACGCGCACGCGGCGCTGCACCCCGGCGACAAGTCCGTTCCCTGTTACCGGAATTGGTGCGACAAGGACAGCGGGAGCGGCGCGGACGGCAAGGGCAGCAAGGCCGGTGAGGAGCAGCGGCTGAACGTCGCGGGCTCCTGGGCCGACGCCGGTGACTTCGGGATCTACCCCGTCAACCACGCCATCGCCGCCTGGGCGCTGCTGAACCTCTACGAGCGCCGGCCCCGGGCGTACCCGGACGGCAGTCTGTCCGTACCGGAGCGGGCCAACGGTCTGCCCGACCTGCTCGACGAAGTCGCCTACGGCTCACGCTTCATGTCCGGCATGCTCCCGAAGTCCGGTCTCGCCTCGCACAAGGTGCACAACCACGAATGGAGCCCGTTCCCGGTCAAGGACATCGCCGCCGAGAACGCCCTGCCCCGCTCCGCGATGCCGCCGTCCACCAACGCCACCTACGCGGTCGCCCGCACCAACGCCCAACTCTCCCGCGTACTGCGGAAGTTCGACGCCGAGAAGGCGTCCGCTCTCTGGGCGTCCGCACAGGACGCCTGGAAGCGCGCCGAGGCGCGCCCCGACGTCGACCACCCGGGGACCGGCGAGGACACCGACGCCGAGGGCGGCGGCGACTACCCCGACACCCAGAACAGCGACGACCGTTACGCGGCGGCGGCCGAGCTCTACCTCACCGCCGAGCAGCGCGCCGACGGCTCCGCCGAGGGCTACCGGACCGCCGTGACCGGCTCCGCGCACTACGGCGAGATCGACGCCTTCGACTGGGGCCGGGTCGCCCCCGCGGGAACCCTCTCGCTGCTCACCGTGCCCAACGGCCTTCCGCCCACCGACCTCTCCCGGATGCGGGAGAACCTGCGCGCCGTCGCCGACTCGCTCGTCGCCACCCAGCGCGGCGAGGGGTATCCGGCGCTGATCTCCGGCGCGACGGCCTACCCGTGGGGCTCCAACTCCGCCGTCGTCAACCGGATGATGCTGCTCGGCACCGCGTACGACCTCACCCGTGACCGCGGCCATCTGAAGGCCATGCACCGGGCCATGGACTATCTGCTCGGAACCAACGCCATGGGGATCTCCTATGTGACGGGCTACGGCGCCCACCGGGAGACCGATCTGCACGACCGGCTCGCCTGGTTGCAGTACCCCGCGACCCCGTACCCCAGCGGCTGGCTCTCCGGCGGCCCGAACAGCGCCGACATCAGCGACCCCGTCACGCCCACCGGCCGCCCCGCCGCCAAGTCCTACGCCGGGCCCGGAACGGCGCCCAGCGCGTGGAGTTCGAAGGAGAACACGATCAACTGGAACGCGCCGCTCGTCTGGGTCGCCACCTATCTCAAGTCGACGGCCCCGGACCTGACTTCACGCTGA
- a CDS encoding LacI family DNA-binding transcriptional regulator has translation MVASGRTSRPSQPTLEEVAALAGVGRGTVSRVINNSPRVRDSTRQLVQEAIAELGYVPNRAARALAGSRTDAVALVIPETEKRFFAEPYFSDVLHGVGTGLADTEMQLLLTLVRNENERRRFLQYARAGRVDGVLLVSVHGDDPLPDLLAEIGLPTVLSGRRSADEPVSYVDSDNVGGARSAVRHLAETGRRRIATVTGPLDMYVAQCRLGGYQEAVAASGGDPDPSWTAHGDFTEESGRRAMTELLARHPDLDAVFAASDVMAAGALHSLRAAGRRVPEDVAVVGFDDSPIAGHTDPQLTSVRQPVEEMGQAMARVLLEGINNPGTPHQHAVLPTELVRRASS, from the coding sequence ATGGTGGCAAGCGGACGCACGAGCCGGCCCAGCCAGCCCACGCTCGAAGAGGTGGCGGCGCTCGCGGGCGTCGGGCGCGGCACCGTCTCCCGCGTCATCAACAACTCGCCTCGTGTACGGGACTCCACCAGGCAGCTCGTCCAGGAGGCGATAGCCGAGCTGGGCTACGTACCCAACCGGGCGGCCCGCGCGCTCGCCGGGAGCCGTACCGACGCGGTGGCGCTGGTGATCCCGGAGACCGAGAAGCGGTTCTTCGCGGAGCCGTACTTCTCCGACGTGCTCCACGGTGTCGGCACCGGTCTCGCCGACACCGAGATGCAGTTGCTGCTCACGCTCGTACGGAACGAGAACGAGCGCCGGCGCTTCCTCCAGTACGCGCGGGCCGGCCGGGTCGACGGCGTGCTGCTGGTGTCCGTGCACGGCGACGACCCGCTGCCCGACCTGCTCGCGGAGATCGGCCTGCCGACCGTGCTGAGCGGCCGCCGCTCGGCCGACGAGCCCGTGAGTTACGTCGACTCCGACAACGTCGGCGGCGCCCGCTCCGCCGTACGCCATCTCGCGGAGACCGGACGGCGGCGGATCGCCACGGTCACCGGGCCGCTGGACATGTACGTGGCGCAGTGCCGGCTCGGCGGGTACCAGGAGGCCGTGGCCGCCTCGGGCGGCGATCCGGATCCCTCCTGGACGGCGCACGGGGACTTCACCGAGGAGAGCGGGCGCCGGGCGATGACGGAGCTGCTGGCGCGCCATCCCGACCTGGACGCGGTTTTCGCCGCGTCCGACGTGATGGCGGCGGGCGCCCTGCACTCACTGCGGGCGGCGGGCCGCCGGGTGCCCGAGGACGTCGCCGTCGTCGGCTTCGACGACTCCCCCATCGCCGGGCACACCGATCCCCAGCTCACCTCCGTGCGGCAGCCGGTGGAGGAGATGGGACAGGCGATGGCGCGGGTGCTGCTGGAGGGGATCAACAATCCCGGCACACCGCACCAACACGCGGTGCTGCCCACGGAGTTGGTACGGCGCGCGTCGTCCTGA
- a CDS encoding VOC family protein translates to MPKAQGVAGAPCWVSLLARELPGAQDFYGKVLGWTYRRAGLGDDFSVALIDGLPVAGIGALASSLQVAVSWTPYFNVTDVDEAAARIRERGGTVGVGPLAFHTGRAALAVDPDGAVFGIWEGSVRSDWSMGRGSGSASLELRTRDAVTAGRFYSLTLGWEPEGEGKLRLVHEEDLSLLLDGDEELARISGGAVQAAPDPQIRPRWHVRFNVKDVGAAVGTALASGGSLVPRPDASAEPGETGEATLRDPDGALFTVTAAN, encoded by the coding sequence ATGCCGAAAGCACAGGGAGTCGCCGGAGCGCCGTGCTGGGTGAGCCTGCTGGCACGTGAACTGCCGGGCGCCCAGGACTTCTACGGCAAGGTCCTCGGCTGGACCTACCGGCGGGCGGGGCTCGGCGACGACTTCTCCGTGGCGCTCATCGACGGCCTGCCGGTCGCGGGTATCGGAGCACTCGCCTCCTCGCTCCAGGTGGCCGTCTCCTGGACGCCGTACTTCAACGTCACCGACGTGGACGAGGCGGCGGCCCGGATCAGGGAGCGCGGCGGCACGGTCGGCGTCGGCCCGCTGGCCTTCCACACCGGCCGCGCGGCGCTCGCCGTCGACCCGGACGGCGCCGTCTTCGGGATCTGGGAGGGCTCGGTGCGCTCCGACTGGTCCATGGGGCGCGGCAGCGGCTCCGCCTCGCTGGAGCTGCGGACCAGGGACGCGGTCACGGCGGGGCGCTTCTACTCGCTCACCCTCGGCTGGGAGCCGGAGGGCGAGGGGAAGCTGCGCCTGGTGCACGAGGAGGACCTGTCGCTGCTCCTCGACGGCGACGAGGAGCTGGCGCGGATCAGCGGCGGCGCCGTACAGGCCGCGCCCGACCCGCAGATCCGGCCGCGCTGGCACGTCCGCTTCAACGTGAAGGACGTGGGGGCGGCGGTCGGGACGGCGCTGGCCTCCGGCGGCTCGCTCGTGCCGCGCCCCGACGCGTCGGCCGAGCCGGGGGAGACGGGCGAGGCGACGCTCCGCGACCCGGACGGGGCGCTGTTCACGGTCACCGCCGCGAACTGA
- a CDS encoding AMP-binding protein, with product MRAVDATEQFRAARDFLLRHREDYSAAYEGFVWPRPALFNWALDWFDVIAEGNDRPALRIVEEDGTECVTSFAEMSGRSAQVANWLRAQGVAAGDRVLVMLGNQTELWETALAAMKLRAVVIPATPLLGPLDLRDRIERGQVRQVIVRAGDTAKFADVPGEYTRIVVGGDGAQVDAVGPDGGPGGGSRPDGAGWRAYEASHQESTVFEPDGVTRADDTLMLYFTSGTTAHPKLVEHTHVSYPIGHLATMYWIGLKPGDVHLNISSPGWAKHAWSNLFAPWNAEATVFIHNYTRFDAVRLMAEMDRARVTSFCAPPTVWRMLIQADLQLLRNRPREVVAAGEPLNPEVIETVRREWGATIRDGFGQTETAVQVANSPGQLLKAGSMGRPTPGFVVELLDPVTGAPGADEGEISLDLANAPVGLMTGYHGDPERTAESMADGFYRTGDIGSRDADGYITYIGRGDDVFKASDYKISPFELESALLEHEAVAEAAVVPAPDALRLHVPKAYVVLADGWEPGPDTAKLLFEHSRAVLAPYKRLRRIEFAELPKTVSGKIRRIELRERTAEGSAAEYEEGDGR from the coding sequence ATGAGAGCAGTCGACGCGACCGAGCAGTTCCGCGCCGCCAGGGATTTCCTGCTGCGACACCGGGAGGACTACTCCGCGGCGTACGAAGGCTTCGTCTGGCCCCGACCCGCGCTGTTCAACTGGGCGCTGGACTGGTTCGACGTGATCGCCGAGGGCAACGACCGGCCCGCGCTGCGCATCGTCGAGGAGGACGGCACCGAGTGCGTCACCTCCTTCGCCGAGATGTCCGGGCGCTCCGCCCAGGTGGCCAACTGGCTGCGCGCCCAGGGTGTGGCGGCCGGTGACCGAGTCCTCGTCATGCTCGGCAACCAGACCGAGCTGTGGGAGACGGCGCTCGCGGCGATGAAACTCCGGGCCGTCGTCATCCCCGCGACACCGCTCCTCGGCCCCCTGGACCTGCGGGACCGGATCGAGCGCGGTCAGGTGCGGCAGGTGATCGTCCGGGCCGGAGACACCGCGAAGTTCGCCGACGTGCCCGGCGAGTACACCCGGATCGTGGTGGGTGGCGACGGTGCCCAAGTTGACGCCGTGGGCCCGGACGGCGGCCCGGGCGGCGGCTCGCGCCCCGACGGGGCCGGCTGGCGAGCGTACGAGGCCTCCCACCAGGAGTCCACGGTCTTCGAGCCCGACGGGGTCACCCGCGCCGACGACACCCTGATGCTCTACTTCACCTCCGGCACCACCGCCCACCCCAAGCTGGTCGAGCACACCCATGTCTCGTATCCGATCGGCCATCTCGCGACGATGTACTGGATCGGGCTCAAGCCCGGCGACGTGCATCTGAACATCTCCTCACCCGGCTGGGCCAAGCACGCCTGGTCCAATCTCTTCGCGCCCTGGAACGCGGAGGCGACCGTCTTCATCCACAACTACACGCGCTTCGACGCGGTCCGGCTCATGGCCGAGATGGACCGCGCCCGGGTCACCAGCTTCTGCGCGCCGCCGACCGTGTGGCGGATGCTGATCCAGGCCGATCTCCAGCTGCTGCGCAACCGCCCCCGCGAGGTCGTCGCCGCCGGTGAACCGCTCAATCCCGAGGTCATCGAGACCGTCCGCAGGGAGTGGGGCGCGACGATCAGGGACGGCTTCGGCCAGACCGAGACCGCCGTCCAGGTCGCCAACTCGCCGGGGCAGCTGCTGAAGGCCGGATCGATGGGCCGGCCGACCCCAGGCTTCGTCGTGGAGCTGCTCGATCCGGTCACCGGCGCGCCCGGCGCGGACGAGGGCGAGATCTCGCTGGACCTCGCCAACGCCCCGGTCGGGCTGATGACCGGCTACCACGGTGACCCGGAGCGTACGGCCGAGTCCATGGCGGACGGCTTCTACCGCACCGGCGACATCGGCTCACGCGACGCGGACGGCTACATCACGTACATCGGCCGCGGCGACGACGTCTTCAAGGCGTCCGACTACAAGATCTCGCCGTTCGAGCTGGAGAGCGCGCTGCTGGAGCACGAGGCCGTGGCCGAGGCCGCCGTCGTCCCGGCGCCCGACGCGCTGCGGCTCCACGTGCCGAAGGCGTACGTCGTCCTGGCGGACGGCTGGGAGCCGGGACCCGACACGGCGAAACTGCTCTTCGAGCACTCGCGCGCCGTCCTCGCCCCGTACAAGCGCCTGCGCCGCATCGAGTTCGCCGAACTGCCCAAGACCGTCTCGGGCAAGATCCGCCGTATCGAGCTGCGTGAGCGGACGGCCGAGGGCTCGGCCGCGGAGTACGAGGAGGGCGACGGGCGCTGA
- a CDS encoding GNAT family N-acetyltransferase, whose amino-acid sequence MRIRPAVPADLPLLQDIERAAGEPFRAVGMAAIADDDPPAIDLLDRYLRAGHAWVTEDATGRPVAYLIYDEVDGAAHIEQVSVHPTAAGRGVGRALIEHLAGRARSAGLAGLTLTTFADVPWNAPYYTRLGFRTLAESELTDGLREIRRAEAAHGLDHWPRVCMRRATTAS is encoded by the coding sequence ATGCGAATCCGCCCCGCGGTCCCCGCCGATCTCCCCCTCCTCCAGGACATCGAGAGGGCCGCCGGTGAACCCTTCCGCGCCGTCGGCATGGCCGCGATCGCCGACGACGACCCCCCGGCCATCGATCTGCTCGACCGCTATCTGCGAGCGGGCCACGCCTGGGTGACCGAGGACGCCACCGGCCGCCCGGTCGCGTATCTGATCTACGACGAGGTCGACGGCGCCGCCCATATCGAGCAGGTCTCCGTCCATCCCACGGCGGCGGGGCGCGGAGTCGGCCGCGCCCTCATCGAGCATCTGGCCGGACGGGCGCGGAGCGCCGGACTGGCGGGGCTCACCCTGACCACCTTCGCGGACGTGCCGTGGAACGCGCCGTACTACACCCGGCTCGGCTTCCGCACCCTCGCGGAGAGCGAACTCACCGACGGACTGCGGGAGATCAGACGCGCCGAGGCCGCGCACGGTCTCGACCACTGGCCCCGCGTCTGCATGCGCCGTGCCACGACGGCGAGTTGA
- a CDS encoding response regulator transcription factor, producing the protein MRTALLTLRRTTGLPVAFGGLLHDARQVRIAELNGTATGALRGLGISVGNGLGGKSIALLRPCAVTDYRQARHISHEYDAAVAAEGLRSVVAVPVIVRRRVRGVLYGALRDPLPMGERVFDAAVAAARDVEQSLVVRDEVQRLLAVTREPVRGRPEAWEEVREAHSELRALAPRIVDAGLRSELHAVCGRLAGAGGAPQDWRDPGGHRELRAVALAPREVDVLACVAAGSTNAAAAERLGLRPETVKGYLRAAMRKLGAHNRLEAVVAARRAGLLP; encoded by the coding sequence ATGCGGACCGCGCTGCTGACGCTGCGCCGTACGACCGGGCTGCCGGTGGCGTTCGGCGGGCTGTTGCACGATGCCCGCCAGGTACGCATCGCGGAGCTGAACGGCACGGCGACCGGTGCGCTGCGCGGGCTCGGGATCTCCGTCGGGAACGGGCTGGGCGGCAAGTCGATCGCGCTGCTGCGGCCGTGCGCGGTGACCGACTACCGGCAGGCGCGCCACATCAGCCACGAGTACGACGCGGCGGTGGCCGCCGAGGGGCTGCGCTCCGTGGTCGCCGTTCCGGTGATCGTGCGGCGCCGGGTCCGCGGCGTGCTGTACGGCGCGCTGCGCGATCCGCTGCCGATGGGCGAGCGCGTCTTCGACGCCGCCGTCGCCGCCGCCCGTGACGTGGAGCAGTCGCTGGTCGTACGGGACGAGGTCCAGCGGCTGCTCGCCGTGACCCGCGAGCCGGTGCGGGGGCGGCCCGAGGCGTGGGAGGAGGTGCGCGAGGCGCACAGCGAGCTGCGGGCACTCGCGCCGCGCATCGTGGACGCCGGGCTGCGGAGCGAACTGCACGCCGTCTGCGGCCGGTTGGCGGGCGCGGGCGGCGCCCCGCAGGACTGGCGCGACCCGGGCGGGCACCGCGAGCTGCGGGCCGTGGCGCTGGCGCCGCGCGAGGTGGACGTGCTGGCGTGCGTGGCGGCGGGCTCGACGAACGCGGCGGCGGCCGAGCGCCTGGGGCTGCGGCCGGAGACGGTGAAGGGGTATCTGCGGGCCGCGATGCGCAAGCTGGGCGCCCACAACCGTCTGGAGGCGGTGGTGGCGGCGCGCCGGGCGGGGCTGCTGCCCTAG
- the gcl gene encoding glyoxylate carboligase: MPRMTAARAAVEILKREGVTDAFGVPGAAINPFYKALEEAGGIDHTLARHVEGASHMAEGYTRTHPGNIGVCIGTSGPAGTDMITGLYSAIGDSIPILCITGQAPTAVIHKEDFQAVDIASIAGPVSKAATTVLEAAQVPGVLQQAFHLMRSGRPGPVLVDLPIDVQLTEIEFDVETYEPLPVYKPSASRAQIAKALTMLAASERPLIVAGGGVINADASDLLVEFAELTGTPVVPTLMGWGTIADDHDLNAGMVGIQTSHRYGNETFLASDFVLGIGNRWANRHTGALDVYTAGRTFVHVDIEPTQIGKIFAPDYGIASDAKDALKLFVEMARELKAAGELPDRTEWIASVLERKGSLHRRTHFDNVPLKPQRVYEEMNRAFGPDTRYVTTIGLSQIAGAQMLHVYKPRHWINCGQAGPLGWTIPAALGVAKADPDTTVVALSGDYDFQFMLEELAVGAQHRIGYVHVLVNNAYLGLIRQAQRNLDINFQVNLEFENINSPELGVYGVDHVKVVEGLGCKAIRVTEPDQLLPAFEQAKKLAAEYRVPVVVEAILERITNISMGVRIDQVNEWEDLATEPGHAPTEIRPLV; the protein is encoded by the coding sequence ATGCCTCGTATGACCGCTGCCCGAGCGGCAGTTGAGATCCTCAAGCGCGAAGGCGTCACCGACGCGTTCGGTGTGCCGGGCGCGGCGATCAACCCCTTCTACAAGGCCCTCGAAGAGGCCGGTGGCATCGACCACACGCTCGCCCGCCATGTGGAGGGCGCCTCCCACATGGCCGAGGGCTACACCCGCACCCACCCCGGCAACATCGGTGTCTGCATCGGCACTTCGGGCCCGGCGGGCACCGACATGATCACCGGGCTGTACTCCGCGATCGGTGACTCGATCCCGATCCTGTGCATCACCGGCCAGGCACCGACCGCGGTGATCCACAAGGAGGACTTCCAGGCCGTCGACATCGCGTCGATCGCGGGGCCCGTCAGCAAGGCGGCCACCACCGTCCTGGAGGCCGCCCAGGTCCCCGGCGTCCTCCAGCAGGCGTTCCATCTGATGCGCTCGGGCCGGCCGGGTCCGGTCCTCGTCGACCTGCCGATCGATGTGCAGCTGACCGAGATCGAGTTCGACGTCGAGACGTACGAACCGCTGCCGGTCTACAAGCCGTCCGCGAGCCGCGCGCAGATCGCGAAGGCGCTCACCATGCTGGCCGCGTCCGAGCGTCCGCTGATCGTCGCGGGCGGCGGTGTCATCAACGCCGACGCGTCCGACCTGCTGGTGGAGTTCGCCGAGCTGACCGGCACCCCGGTCGTCCCGACGCTGATGGGCTGGGGCACCATCGCCGACGACCACGACCTGAACGCCGGCATGGTGGGCATCCAGACCTCGCACCGCTACGGCAACGAGACGTTCCTGGCCTCGGACTTCGTCCTCGGCATCGGCAACCGCTGGGCCAACCGCCACACCGGCGCGCTCGACGTCTACACGGCGGGCCGCACCTTCGTCCACGTCGACATCGAGCCCACCCAGATCGGCAAGATCTTCGCGCCGGACTACGGAATCGCCTCGGACGCCAAGGACGCGCTGAAGCTCTTCGTCGAGATGGCGAGGGAGCTGAAGGCGGCGGGCGAACTGCCCGACCGCACCGAGTGGATCGCGTCCGTACTGGAGCGCAAGGGCAGCCTGCACCGCAGGACGCACTTCGACAACGTGCCGCTGAAACCGCAGCGTGTGTACGAGGAGATGAACCGCGCCTTCGGTCCCGACACCCGGTACGTCACCACCATCGGTCTCTCGCAGATCGCCGGCGCGCAGATGCTGCACGTCTACAAGCCGCGGCACTGGATCAACTGCGGCCAGGCGGGCCCGCTCGGCTGGACGATCCCCGCGGCGCTCGGTGTCGCGAAGGCAGACCCGGACACCACCGTCGTCGCGCTCTCCGGCGACTACGACTTCCAGTTCATGCTCGAAGAGCTGGCCGTCGGCGCGCAGCACCGGATCGGTTACGTCCATGTGCTGGTGAACAACGCCTACTTGGGGCTGATCCGGCAGGCGCAGCGCAATCTCGACATCAACTTCCAGGTCAACCTGGAGTTCGAGAACATCAACTCACCGGAGCTGGGCGTCTACGGCGTCGACCATGTGAAGGTCGTCGAGGGCCTGGGCTGCAAGGCGATCCGCGTCACCGAGCCCGACCAACTGCTGCCGGCCTTCGAGCAGGCGAAGAAGCTCGCCGCCGAGTACCGGGTGCCGGTGGTGGTCGAGGCGATCCTGGAGCGGATCACCAATATCTCGATGGGTGTGCGGATCGACCAGGTGAACGAGTGGGAGGACCTGGCCACCGAGCCCGGCCACGCGCCGACCGAGATCAGG
- a CDS encoding SAV_915 family protein, producing the protein MSDSDDSPVEDTMDSTTPDDADPDERGPAGPLYVPVRLGSAGGRQLCFMRTPLGARTAVGFTGVRRLRAALGARQPYIRIAEPCLRALSEPLGVVLVTIDPQLAAPPVAHRAPAPAPAAPARATVRPCLRHTGGIPLTVGA; encoded by the coding sequence GTGTCAGACAGCGACGACTCCCCCGTGGAGGACACCATGGACAGCACCACTCCCGACGACGCGGACCCCGACGAACGCGGGCCGGCCGGTCCGCTGTACGTACCCGTACGGCTCGGCTCCGCCGGAGGCCGGCAGCTGTGCTTCATGCGCACCCCGCTCGGCGCGCGGACCGCCGTCGGCTTCACCGGCGTCCGGCGGCTGAGGGCAGCGCTCGGGGCGCGGCAGCCGTACATCAGGATCGCCGAGCCGTGCCTGCGGGCCCTGTCGGAACCGCTCGGCGTCGTCCTCGTGACGATCGACCCGCAGCTCGCGGCCCCGCCGGTCGCCCACCGGGCGCCCGCGCCCGCGCCGGCCGCCCCGGCCCGCGCGACGGTCAGGCCGTGTCTGCGCCACACCGGCGGGATACCGCTGACGGTGGGCGCGTGA
- a CDS encoding winged helix DNA-binding domain-containing protein, with translation MASKTLDPLSHPVLTARALNRATLARQLLLRREAMSAKDAVTHLVGLQAQNVKPPYVQLAARLDAFDPEELSGLMASREVGRMVTLRSTIHTHTAEDCLALRPFVQPLIERELRIFRDGLVGVDLDRLAALSRELVEEQPLPLKELKASLVERWPDADPLALSIAARCLLPLVQVTPRGLWGSSGQVTLTTAQRWFGAEAAEEATPAGIAPEAAVLRYLTAFGPASVKDMQTWSRLTRLGPVFDRLRDQLLTFQDESGVELFDLPDAPRPDADTPAPPRFLPEYDNLLLSHADRTRVVPLGYRKLTWNGNQGHRTFLVDGFLAGIWRLEDGTEGDAHGTLNVQAFAELTRAQRDAVAEEGVRMLGSLSSETSPSYAVRFADFSGPGAE, from the coding sequence ATGGCCTCGAAGACGTTGGACCCGCTCTCGCACCCCGTGCTCACCGCCCGCGCGCTCAACCGCGCCACCCTGGCGCGGCAGCTCCTGCTGCGGCGCGAGGCGATGTCCGCCAAGGACGCCGTGACACATCTGGTCGGGCTCCAGGCGCAGAACGTGAAGCCGCCGTACGTCCAACTCGCCGCCAGGCTCGACGCGTTCGACCCCGAGGAGCTCTCCGGGCTGATGGCCTCCCGCGAGGTCGGCCGGATGGTCACCCTCCGCTCCACCATCCACACCCACACCGCCGAGGACTGCCTGGCGCTGCGCCCGTTCGTCCAGCCCCTGATCGAGCGGGAGTTGCGTATCTTCCGCGACGGTCTCGTCGGGGTGGACCTGGACCGGCTCGCCGCCCTCAGCAGGGAACTGGTCGAGGAACAGCCGCTGCCGCTCAAGGAGTTGAAGGCTTCACTGGTCGAGCGGTGGCCCGACGCCGACCCGCTGGCCCTCTCCATCGCCGCGCGGTGCCTGCTGCCGCTCGTACAGGTCACACCGCGCGGACTGTGGGGCAGCAGTGGTCAGGTCACGCTCACGACGGCACAGAGGTGGTTCGGGGCGGAGGCGGCCGAGGAGGCGACGCCCGCCGGTATCGCGCCGGAGGCCGCCGTCCTGCGCTACCTCACCGCCTTCGGGCCCGCCTCGGTCAAGGACATGCAGACCTGGTCCCGGCTGACGCGGCTCGGCCCGGTCTTCGACCGGCTGCGGGATCAACTCCTCACCTTCCAGGACGAGTCCGGCGTCGAGCTGTTCGACCTCCCCGACGCGCCCAGGCCGGACGCGGACACCCCGGCGCCGCCGCGCTTCCTCCCCGAGTACGACAACCTGCTGCTCTCGCACGCGGACCGCACCCGCGTCGTGCCCCTCGGATACCGCAAGCTCACCTGGAACGGCAACCAGGGTCACCGCACCTTCCTCGTCGACGGATTCCTAGCCGGAATCTGGCGGTTGGAGGACGGCACGGAGGGCGACGCGCACGGCACGCTGAACGTCCAGGCCTTCGCCGAGCTCACCCGCGCGCAGCGCGACGCGGTGGCGGAGGAGGGCGTCCGGATGCTCGGATCCCTCTCCTCGGAGACCTCTCCCTCGTACGCCGTGCGCTTCGCGGACTTCTCCGGACCGGGAGCCGAGTAG